Within the Puniceicoccus vermicola genome, the region GAAAACATTCTTCTCAAAAACGTTCATGTCCATGCAGGGGGAAACTGTCTCATAGGCTCGAACAATCTGAATGCCTTGTTCAATTACGTTTGAGAAAGAATTATTTCGGAATACGTTTCCTAACATTCCGGGTCCGTAATTGGATCGGTGGTCATGCATTTTGATGCCCCAACGTGCATTCGTGAAGTTGTTATTCTCATAAAGCCCGAATACGTTTGGGCGAGAAATATTGGTTCCTACTTCGTGAGATGAATTGATCCCTGCGAAAATGGCGATTCCATAACGGTAGTCGGTGACCGAATTTCCATCGACTATCCAGTTGCTGGAGCCTTCAAACGGTTGAAATGCGGTGGATGCGATGTGCGAGGGCGAAGTGTAGCACCGATCCTTGGCGTCAAGTTGATTGTTGTAGATGGCTACGTGGTCAGCGGCGCCCAGAATTGTCAATTCGCTGGTGCTGTCCGGAATCACTCGCCAAGGTTTGTCGAGGGTGACGGTGTCGGTAGTTTCGTCGAAATCAATGACAGTTCGTGTTTGGCCCATGCCCTTGCCGTTGGCGACCACCATGCGGCGATTCCTGCCGAGACTTCCGATTTTCTCCGTTGTCAACCCGTTGATGGTGACGGTGGTTGAGGTGGATGAAGTGGGTGCGCCGAGATGATCAAAGTCGAAGCCTTCGAACATAAAGGCTTCGCCGCTATTGGCATTAATATGGTCTTCATGGGGCCCTAGGTTGTTGGCAATGTTTTCTCCTAGGTAAATATATTCAACGGATCCTCTGTATCCGGCTCCGGTGAAGAAACGACCCAAGAAGGATTCAGTCGCTGTGTTTCCGTAGTCTTGTGCTGTACAGTTTGTTACAGAAATTTTCCCACCTCCCCAGCTATGAATGAGAGAGATCCCAGCGTTGACGCCATAAAAATCCACGTGATCAAACGAGACTCGATCATTGCCGTACATAATGAAACCACGACCGATTACCTCACAGTCTAGAAATTTTGTGCGGTTGGCAAATAGGTGCAAGGTGCCGCTTTGCCCAAGAAGATTCTTTATACGAACTCCTTCGAAAACCGTATTACTGCTGTTCATGTCGATGACTCCGGGGTATCCAGTTCCGAGCGCATTGTTCGCATCTAGAGTCAGATTCTTGACCGTAATATTTTGATTAGGATAATCTCCTCGCAGGACCGAGTCACCGGAATGGGTGCTCATCATGGTGAGGCTGGTTTCATCCATACCAGCTCCAATGACCTGAACGGAATCGGGAATGTAAATTTCGTCGCTTATATAGAAGGTGCCTGCAGGAAAGACTAGCGTTCCACTGTCACTGGGCCGCGCACCATCAAGTGTGATGTCGAGCCTGCGAACATTTGCGCCGACATCGCCTCCACAGAGGAGAAGTTGGAGTTCATATGTTTTGCCTTGGGTTACGTTGTACTGAATGATGGTTTGGTCTGGATTCGATCCCTTCGGAAAGACTTGGGTTGCCATCAGCTTTTCCAATGCGTTGTCATCTGCCGTTGATCCATAGTTGGCTGAAGCGGTATAGCGGTTGGCCTGAACGCTTAGGCCACTAACAGCAGAATATCGAGTAAACGTGATTCCTTGGAGGACGGTGTCGCTATTCAGGCTCATATCGACGGCATAGTCATAATTGCCGCTTAGGGATAGACCCTCTCCGGGGTCGCCTCCGGTGAAATGGCTGATGCTGAAGGAGTCACTCTGTGAAGACACCTCCTTCACGGTAATAGCGCTGACAATTGGGTTGTTGTTTACCCGATTGAGAATTAGATCCGATGTGGAATCTGAGGCGGTATAGACGTATCTTACAAGCGTGCCTATGCTGCCAGAACGATAGATTGGAACGCAGCGGAGACCAGCGGCATTGTAGAGAGCCAGACTGATTGCATCGAAGTCATCGTCGCTATCCATGCCGTCGGCCCCGTAATCTGTCGCGTTGATGGTGTACTCTGAGTAGCTGAATTCGTCTTGTACTGTCAAAGTTAAGGGATCAGACCATCCATATGTTCCGCCATGACCATTGTGCATCCAGACGGAGTAATCGCCATTGTCCAGACCACTTGGAACGGAGATATCGACTTTGTATGGGTTGACGGAAGTAACCGTTGCCCACTGTCCGTTTCCTAATGAATCCTCGATCCAGACCCAAGAATCAGTCGTCCCTTTATTGTGGCTGAGATTGCGTCCATAGATGCTGATTGTATGTCCTGCGCTGGTCTGATCGGGGCCTACCCACCAGGCTTCGGCTTTGTTGATCATGACTGGAGCGGAGAAGCCATTGTCATTTCCTGCCCATAATAAATACGCCGAGTTCACCGGGAGGGTAGCAGGCAGACTGATTGCCGCGAGCTGGTCATCAATGCGGTGTATTTTTGGTGGTCCGAGGAAGGAGTCTTCTACGCTGGTCTGGCCATACGCCATGAACTCCGTGTCTTTGGCTGAGTCGTTGCCGACATAGTTGCTCATCCCCGATGCACTGATAGCGAGTGAGTCGCCAGGCGCTGCGCTACGGGTAAACTCTGCGATTTCACAAGCTCCAGTAGCTGGGGATGCTACTCCGAAATCGGGATTAAACGTGTCGAAAGTGTTTGGGAGAAGGGGATTTCCAAGAGGAGTTTCGTAGTCGGTATATTCTGGCAACAGTTCTGATGGATGAGAGAGAAGCATACATGGCATCAAAATGAGGAATAAGAGACGTTGTTTCTCTGCATGAATTATTCGCAGGGCAGAATGTAAGATCGGGGTGGGGGCGTGGGGCTGCAATCTCATGGGCATCTTTGTTTGGGGGGCGGTGGGATTTTGTATTGGGCTATGGGGTGGAGGGTAATGTTGAAAGATTAGTAGGGCCTGATCTTTTTCCAGGCGGTTGCCAGTGTCTTGTTTTTGAGGGCGTTCTCGCTTCTTAAGCTGGAGATGTTGAATGTTTGCTAAACAAGCGCTGTCGTTGGTGGGAATGACGATTGGTGCGGCCTATCTGGGGTGCAGTATTTTTTGGGCTTGATTGGCTAGAGCTTATCGATATTAAAGTGGTATTTTCTTTGGGTCGGCAGGTCAAGCGATTATTTTTATGCCCGAGTCTCAGGCTAGATCATGGCGGATGAGTTGCTTGGTCTGTGTGCTCGGAGCAGGTGAAGTTTTTGCCTGTTCGAAAGGAGATTCGGTCCGTTGGATCGTTCCGCGTTTCTGTTGTGTTTTGCATTCTCGTGTTCCCGGTATATGCGCCAGGCAAATTAATAAATAATATGAATCTTATGCATTCGATCGGTACAGATGGTTTCTCTATTTTTGACGCTGAGCGTGAACTCGGCTTACTTCAGCTTGGTGTGCGTGTTGACGTAGGTGGAGTATTTTATCCCGTCGTGTTCAAAGATATCACCGAGACATCTGCGGCGGGGATATTTTATCATGGCCTTCTCCGTTGCCAGATTCGGTTGATCAAGGTTCCTGGCAGACGCGCTTACCAAATTGAGTACACGATTGAGAATCCGAGTTCACAGACTGTTCAACTGGGCGAGGTCGAAACCGGCCAGTTTGGGGATGGGGACGGAGTCAAGGTGGGTCGAGTCAGCGATTGGGATATTCGATTTTGTCACACCGACAACCTGCGCATCGAAAGGTACCCGCACTGCCAAATGGATTTGCCTTATCTCAAGATTCCTCCGGTCGACCCGATCCATCTTGGGCGTGGCGAGGATCAGCCCTTTCCGGGAATTTACCTGACCAACCGCGAGTATGGGAACGGTATGGTCCTCGCTTCCGTATCGCAGGATCTGAATTTTCAGAGCTATCGGCTGCAGCGCTTGGGAGCATCGAGTGATCTCACCAGCTTTGGCGATTTTTCCATTTGTCACGAATTTCCGTTGTGCAATGGGTATGTTCTCGAACCGGGGAGCCGGTGCGATTTGGACGGAATCTACGTAGAACTTTTGCAGGATACCCATCCGGAGGATGCCTTTGAGGGTTATCTCGCTTTCCTTGCGGAGCGAAATGACTTCCGGGGAACCCAAACCCCGTTGCGCAGCGAAGCCTTCTACTGCTCGTGGAACTATGGACGGATGGCGGATCAGACCGCGGCGAACCAACTGCCTACGGCGGAGTTCATTGCCCAAGAGATTCCCAATATCCGTACGTATCTCCTGGACGACGGCTACACCCGGGGTTCGATCCGCGAAGATGGCAGTCGGGAGCCTTTCAACTTTCATGACGCCTTCTATCCCGATCCTGAAAACTGTGTGAACCGAGAGCGTTTTCCGAAGGGGGTGGATGGCTTTTTTGAAGACTTGCGTAGACTTGGTCTCAAGCCCGGCATCTGGTGGTCGCCGCAGTGTGTCATTAACAGCCGTCTGCATCGAGAGCATCCGGATTGGTTTCTGCGCAACACGGACGGCGAAACTCTGATCTTGCAGGGGTATGGCGGTACCGGGCACCTCGATCTGACTG harbors:
- a CDS encoding LamG-like jellyroll fold domain-containing protein yields the protein MLLSHPSELLPEYTDYETPLGNPLLPNTFDTFNPDFGVASPATGACEIAEFTRSAAPGDSLAISASGMSNYVGNDSAKDTEFMAYGQTSVEDSFLGPPKIHRIDDQLAAISLPATLPVNSAYLLWAGNDNGFSAPVMINKAEAWWVGPDQTSAGHTISIYGRNLSHNKGTTDSWVWIEDSLGNGQWATVTSVNPYKVDISVPSGLDNGDYSVWMHNGHGGTYGWSDPLTLTVQDEFSYSEYTINATDYGADGMDSDDDFDAISLALYNAAGLRCVPIYRSGSIGTLVRYVYTASDSTSDLILNRVNNNPIVSAITVKEVSSQSDSFSISHFTGGDPGEGLSLSGNYDYAVDMSLNSDTVLQGITFTRYSAVSGLSVQANRYTASANYGSTADDNALEKLMATQVFPKGSNPDQTIIQYNVTQGKTYELQLLLCGGDVGANVRRLDITLDGARPSDSGTLVFPAGTFYISDEIYIPDSVQVIGAGMDETSLTMMSTHSGDSVLRGDYPNQNITVKNLTLDANNALGTGYPGVIDMNSSNTVFEGVRIKNLLGQSGTLHLFANRTKFLDCEVIGRGFIMYGNDRVSFDHVDFYGVNAGISLIHSWGGGKISVTNCTAQDYGNTATESFLGRFFTGAGYRGSVEYIYLGENIANNLGPHEDHINANSGEAFMFEGFDFDHLGAPTSSTSTTVTINGLTTEKIGSLGRNRRMVVANGKGMGQTRTVIDFDETTDTVTLDKPWRVIPDSTSELTILGAADHVAIYNNQLDAKDRCYTSPSHIASTAFQPFEGSSNWIVDGNSVTDYRYGIAIFAGINSSHEVGTNISRPNVFGLYENNNFTNARWGIKMHDHRSNYGPGMLGNVFRNNSFSNVIEQGIQIVRAYETVSPCMDMNVFEKNVFINTAEAIYVDSKFQSTNDGQINNTVFYSNSFDGTSTGVAYYNELTEDGNPAFRNNSWSQYLTTYSGTLPDAIPELPQRVIRLTVGEGNQTSTQFSIRNAGTSSLNWTLIDDASWLIPSASSGTVYDEASSSDLLITADASSLGIGEYTANVAVSGNSQTVKATVILSVVSQNLIGHWKLDNNLTDSAGSNNGTMFGSGSTYASSIDGEGLELTGNQHVTYGDILDPDSGSQTIMLWFNWDGATGGRFLASKGGQQNSLDGWSMMLNAEEKIVLRVMDGNGHLAVQLSPEIAENEWHHIAMVIDREGKVVNGYLNGSNDGWASSGQGIYDNSLVDFGAINTDSPLALAASYNGSSSFVYPMRFPGLVDDYRVYNRALSAGEIDYIYNSMSTASGMLNHAQETSLTTQITRRRADLKETVGQSTRATGPYDHTMINSTDISGQDPRKSAFVQLDDEVRPKQSPRAYSTSNNTDTRNNLERSDTKLKITSVIPSSVDNFGMAIVEINGANFDSGVEIILIRDEWPNTLNATVYHQDSHQVFAAFELSHDEVSPGTYDIRVRNQNGDSFTFRKSLTIIDWDD
- a CDS encoding alpha-galactosidase, giving the protein MHSIGTDGFSIFDAERELGLLQLGVRVDVGGVFYPVVFKDITETSAAGIFYHGLLRCQIRLIKVPGRRAYQIEYTIENPSSQTVQLGEVETGQFGDGDGVKVGRVSDWDIRFCHTDNLRIERYPHCQMDLPYLKIPPVDPIHLGRGEDQPFPGIYLTNREYGNGMVLASVSQDLNFQSYRLQRLGASSDLTSFGDFSICHEFPLCNGYVLEPGSRCDLDGIYVELLQDTHPEDAFEGYLAFLAERNDFRGTQTPLRSEAFYCSWNYGRMADQTAANQLPTAEFIAQEIPNIRTYLLDDGYTRGSIREDGSREPFNFHDAFYPDPENCVNRERFPKGVDGFFEDLRRLGLKPGIWWSPQCVINSRLHREHPDWFLRNTDGETLILQGYGGTGHLDLTVPGAYAYTEKVISTIFEKWGATALKMDFWSHAFEMRHLRYSKPNVTGPMARKLLFDLVRKYMPEDGIFMTCCATGMGNPFLATHADAFRNTIDIGRGSWREQIHTSFWTLPALGRAGRQSYLHNNDSVGVNADCGEDENFFRLNWCFITQGTQEIGGFLEKLPVTFKDAFRKYTDHCDRGHRCFCPDEKAWRGEPLPEVLYVDYPTGSPSAERGVSKHIALFNWSEAPRVVGAVYAALGIGEETPLHDFWTGERIQTNEHGLFVELRPRQSLLVQVGR